The following are from one region of the Jeongeupia sp. USM3 genome:
- a CDS encoding EamA family transporter has translation MALKDWLAALLVIVAWGVNFVVIKVSLHGVPPMLLGALRFMLVAFPAVLFVPRPQVPWTRLLAYGATISLGQFVFLFSAIDAGMPAGLASLVLQAQAFFTVLLAAALFGERMHWYSLAGLAVAAAGLAMIGLSGGAGRVSALGFGLTLCAALCWAGGNLVIKGIGKVDPLGLVVWGALVPPLPFLALSFWLEGTPRITASLASPGVDSVLAVLYLAYVATCLGYGLWGRLLAHHPVRQIAPLTLLVPVVGLVSARLLLGEQLTPVQWAGGLVVMLGLLVNVFGPRWRAAPQTA, from the coding sequence ATGGCGTTGAAAGACTGGCTGGCCGCACTGCTGGTGATCGTGGCCTGGGGTGTCAATTTCGTCGTCATCAAGGTCAGCCTGCACGGCGTGCCGCCGATGCTGCTCGGCGCCTTGCGTTTCATGCTGGTCGCGTTTCCCGCGGTGCTGTTCGTGCCCCGCCCGCAAGTGCCGTGGACGCGGCTGCTGGCCTATGGCGCGACGATCAGCCTTGGCCAGTTCGTCTTCCTGTTTTCCGCCATCGATGCCGGCATGCCGGCCGGTCTGGCTTCGCTGGTGCTGCAGGCCCAGGCCTTCTTCACCGTGCTGCTGGCCGCAGCGCTGTTCGGCGAGCGCATGCACTGGTACAGCCTGGCCGGGCTGGCCGTGGCGGCGGCCGGGCTGGCGATGATCGGGCTGAGCGGCGGTGCCGGACGCGTCTCCGCGCTCGGCTTCGGGCTGACGCTGTGCGCCGCGCTGTGCTGGGCGGGCGGCAATCTGGTGATCAAGGGCATCGGCAAGGTCGACCCGCTGGGCCTGGTGGTCTGGGGGGCGCTGGTGCCGCCCTTGCCGTTTCTGGCGCTGTCGTTCTGGCTGGAAGGCACGCCGCGCATCACGGCCAGCCTCGCCAGCCCCGGCGTCGACAGCGTACTGGCGGTGCTCTATCTGGCCTACGTCGCCACCTGCCTGGGCTACGGGCTGTGGGGCCGTCTGCTGGCCCACCATCCGGTGCGGCAGATTGCGCCGCTGACCTTGCTGGTGCCGGTGGTCGGACTGGTTTCGGCGCGGCTGTTGCTGGGCGAACAGCTGACACCGGTCCAGTGGGCGGGCGGGCTGGTGGTGATGCTCGGGCTGCTGGTCAACGTGTTCGGCCCGCGCTGGCGGGCTGCGCCGCAGACCGCCTGA
- a CDS encoding stress response translation initiation inhibitor YciH has protein sequence MCPACRQPLAACSCKAAVPTGFADGALRVSRETRKGKGVTLVKGLTLDAAALALLAKQLRTRCGSGGTVKDGVIEIQGDHCEPVMDLLRQLGHTVKRAGG, from the coding sequence ATGTGCCCGGCCTGCCGCCAGCCACTGGCGGCCTGCAGCTGCAAGGCCGCCGTGCCGACGGGCTTTGCCGACGGCGCATTGCGGGTATCGCGGGAAACGCGCAAAGGCAAAGGCGTCACGCTGGTCAAGGGCCTGACGCTGGATGCGGCCGCGCTCGCACTGCTGGCCAAACAGTTGCGGACCCGGTGCGGATCGGGCGGCACGGTCAAGGACGGCGTGATCGAAATCCAGGGCGATCACTGCGAGCCGGTGATGGACCTGCTCAGGCAGCTGGGCCACACGGTGAAGCGCGCCGGCGGCTGA
- a CDS encoding YgiQ family radical SAM protein — translation MNSVPTPIFDYAPQRRAKPAPFLPMSRSEMDALGWDECDVILVTGDCYIDHPSFGMALVGRLLESQGYRVGIISQPEWDSAEPYKALGKPKLFFGITAGNMDSMINRYTADKRPRSDDAYTPDAAAGRRPDRAVTVYSQRCREAFPGVQIMVGSIEASLRRIAQYDYWSDKVRQSAIVYAKADILLFGNAERALVEVTHRAAAGEKLRDIRDVRGTAFMTSHGWMPARDWLVLDSSTVDTPGRVDPHPDPYAMEEDKQGAACETGGAADAPKPIRLVSKAERIAARQAERQKTVVRIPAYEAVAHDPVLYAHASRTLHLESNPGNARALVQAHGERDVWLNPPPVPLTTPEMDYVYGLPYARNPHPSYGKAHIPAWEMIRFSINIMRGCFGGCTFCSITEHEGRIIQSRSEQSILSEIEEIRDKTDGFKGHISDLGGPTANMYRLACKDEKIEHSCRRLSCVYPGICENLNTDHSHLIQLYRKARAIPGVKKITIGSGLRYDIAVESPEYIKELVTHHVSGYLKIAPEHTEDAPLSKMMKPGIGAFENFKRLFEKYSKEAGKQQYLIPYFIAAHPGTADEDMLNLALWLKKNNFKPDQVQAFTPTPMALATTMWHTRRNPLKKLGRSSEKVDVIRDGYRRKLHKAFLRFHDPDNWPLLREALINMGRADLIGNAPHHLIPREAAGEKRSHAAPRAQAPHGAQPASQAVKPRVPAGSRKVVLPGQGKGKKTHGKARSGR, via the coding sequence ATGAATTCCGTTCCAACGCCGATTTTCGATTACGCCCCGCAACGCCGCGCCAAGCCGGCGCCGTTCCTGCCGATGAGCCGGTCCGAGATGGACGCGCTCGGCTGGGACGAGTGCGACGTGATCCTGGTGACCGGCGACTGCTACATCGACCACCCGAGCTTCGGCATGGCGCTGGTCGGCCGGCTGCTCGAATCGCAGGGCTACAGGGTCGGCATCATCAGCCAGCCCGAGTGGGACAGTGCCGAACCGTACAAGGCATTGGGCAAGCCGAAGCTGTTCTTCGGCATCACCGCCGGCAATATGGATTCGATGATCAACCGCTACACCGCCGACAAGCGCCCGCGCTCGGACGACGCGTACACGCCCGACGCGGCCGCCGGCCGCCGGCCCGACCGCGCGGTGACGGTGTATTCGCAGCGCTGCCGCGAGGCGTTTCCGGGCGTGCAGATCATGGTCGGCAGCATCGAGGCCAGCCTGCGGCGGATCGCCCAGTACGACTACTGGAGCGACAAGGTGCGCCAGTCGGCGATCGTCTACGCCAAGGCCGACATCCTGCTGTTCGGCAACGCCGAGCGCGCGCTGGTCGAGGTGACCCACCGCGCCGCGGCCGGCGAAAAGCTCAGGGACATCCGCGACGTGCGCGGCACGGCCTTCATGACCAGCCACGGCTGGATGCCGGCGCGCGACTGGCTGGTACTCGACTCGTCCACCGTCGACACCCCGGGTCGCGTCGATCCGCACCCGGACCCGTACGCGATGGAGGAAGACAAACAGGGCGCGGCCTGTGAAACCGGCGGCGCCGCCGACGCGCCGAAACCGATCCGCCTCGTCAGCAAGGCCGAACGCATCGCCGCCAGGCAGGCAGAGCGGCAGAAAACCGTGGTGCGGATTCCGGCGTACGAAGCCGTCGCGCACGACCCGGTGCTGTACGCGCACGCCAGCCGCACGCTGCATCTGGAATCCAACCCCGGCAACGCCCGCGCGCTGGTGCAGGCGCACGGCGAGCGCGACGTCTGGCTCAACCCGCCGCCGGTGCCGCTGACCACGCCGGAGATGGACTACGTCTACGGCCTGCCGTACGCACGCAATCCGCACCCGAGCTACGGCAAGGCGCACATTCCGGCGTGGGAGATGATCCGCTTCTCGATCAACATCATGCGCGGCTGTTTCGGCGGCTGTACCTTCTGCTCGATCACCGAGCACGAGGGCCGCATCATCCAGAGCCGCTCGGAGCAGTCGATCCTGAGCGAGATCGAGGAAATCCGCGACAAGACCGACGGCTTCAAGGGCCACATCAGCGACCTCGGCGGCCCGACCGCGAACATGTACCGGCTGGCGTGCAAGGACGAAAAGATCGAGCACAGCTGCCGCCGTTTGAGCTGCGTCTACCCGGGCATCTGCGAGAACCTCAACACCGACCACTCGCACCTGATCCAGCTGTACCGCAAGGCACGGGCGATTCCGGGGGTGAAGAAGATCACCATCGGCTCGGGCCTGCGCTACGACATCGCGGTCGAGTCGCCCGAGTACATCAAGGAGCTGGTCACCCACCACGTCAGCGGCTACCTGAAGATCGCCCCCGAGCACACCGAGGACGCGCCGCTGTCCAAGATGATGAAGCCGGGCATCGGCGCGTTCGAGAACTTCAAGCGCCTGTTCGAGAAGTACAGCAAGGAAGCCGGCAAGCAGCAGTACCTGATCCCCTACTTCATCGCCGCCCACCCGGGCACCGCCGACGAGGACATGCTGAATCTGGCGCTGTGGCTGAAGAAGAACAACTTCAAGCCCGACCAGGTGCAAGCGTTCACGCCGACACCGATGGCACTGGCGACGACGATGTGGCACACCCGCCGCAATCCGCTGAAGAAGCTCGGCCGCAGCTCGGAAAAGGTCGACGTGATCCGCGACGGCTATCGCCGCAAGCTGCACAAGGCCTTCCTGCGTTTCCACGATCCGGACAACTGGCCGTTGCTGCGCGAAGCGCTGATCAATATGGGCCGCGCCGACCTGATCGGCAATGCACCGCACCACCTGATCCCGCGCGAGGCCGCCGGGGAAAAACGCAGCCACGCAGCACCAAGGGCGCAAGCACCGCACGGTGCGCAGCCGGCCTCGCAGGCCGTCAAGCCGCGCGTTCCGGCCGGCTCACGCAAGGTCGTGCTGCCGGGTCAGGGCAAGGGCAAGAAGACCCACGGCAAGGCGCGCAGCGGGCGCTGA
- a CDS encoding YaiI/YqxD family protein, translating to MQIWVDADACPKVIREILCRAAERAQIRTVFVANQLLSVPPSKWIAALQVPKGFDVADNEIVARVVAGDLVITADIPLAADVIARGAQVLDPRGERMTAENIRERLSMRDFMQGLRDSGVETGGHSALNQGDRQAFGRALDTWLARLPKQFPE from the coding sequence ATGCAAATCTGGGTCGACGCCGATGCCTGCCCCAAGGTGATCCGCGAAATCCTCTGCCGCGCCGCCGAGCGTGCGCAGATCCGTACCGTCTTCGTCGCCAACCAGCTCTTGAGCGTGCCGCCGTCGAAATGGATCGCCGCGCTGCAGGTGCCCAAGGGCTTTGACGTCGCCGACAACGAGATCGTCGCGCGCGTCGTCGCCGGCGATCTCGTCATCACCGCCGACATTCCGCTGGCCGCCGACGTGATCGCCCGCGGCGCGCAGGTGCTCGATCCGCGCGGCGAGAGGATGACGGCGGAGAACATCCGCGAGCGGCTGTCGATGCGCGATTTCATGCAGGGGCTGCGCGACTCGGGCGTCGAGACCGGCGGGCACTCGGCGCTGAACCAGGGCGACCGGCAGGCCTTTGGCCGTGCGCTCGACACTTGGCTGGCTCGTCTGCCGAAACAGTTTCCGGAATGA
- a CDS encoding cupin domain-containing protein produces MANLFENLPVGLPGELFETLARGKHVRIERIVSHGQVSPDGFWYDQSESEWVIVLQGSARLRFEDEAADTELGVGDHVLIAPHRRHRVTHTGTPTVWLAVFFQDGSAGHCRKD; encoded by the coding sequence ATGGCCAACCTGTTTGAAAACCTGCCCGTCGGGCTGCCCGGCGAGCTGTTCGAGACGCTGGCGCGCGGCAAGCATGTGCGGATCGAACGCATCGTCTCGCACGGCCAGGTGTCGCCGGACGGCTTCTGGTACGACCAGAGCGAATCCGAATGGGTGATCGTGCTGCAGGGCAGCGCGCGGCTGCGCTTCGAGGACGAAGCGGCCGACACCGAACTCGGCGTCGGCGACCACGTGCTGATCGCGCCGCACCGCCGCCACCGGGTGACGCATACCGGGACGCCGACGGTGTGGCTGGCGGTGTTCTTTCAGGACGGTTCCGCAGGCCACTGCCGGAAGGACTAG
- a CDS encoding nitrate/nitrite transporter, producing MATTSGKAIPVLVSSTFAFTISFAVWMMFAVIGIPIKAQLGLSETQFGLLAAMPVLTGSLVRVPLGIWTDRFGGRIVMFVLLLSTVIPIWLMSYATEYWQFLVLALFVGIAGGSFSVGTPYVARWFPPHRKGLAMGVFGAGNSGSALTKFVAPALIVAAGGAWMIVPQVYAVAMLVTAVLFWFGSASDPAHRVASATSVRAQFALLKDPRVWRYCQYYSVVFGGYVALALWMTKYYIGEYGFDIRLAALLAACFSLPGGVLRALGGWISDRHGAYRTTWLVMWVCWVAFFILSYPQTDFTIQTVNGPRTFHVGLDPWLFTVLLFVVGIATAIGKASVFKFISDDFGDNIGAVSGIVGLAGGLGGFLLPILFGAALDLTGVRSSCFMLLYGTVCVSLVWMHFSFRREEVAAGQKALARSGRRAT from the coding sequence ATGGCAACAACATCTGGCAAGGCCATCCCGGTACTGGTGTCCAGTACCTTCGCGTTCACCATCAGTTTTGCGGTCTGGATGATGTTTGCCGTCATCGGCATCCCGATCAAGGCGCAGCTCGGCCTCAGCGAAACCCAGTTCGGCCTGCTCGCGGCCATGCCGGTGCTGACCGGCTCGCTGGTGCGCGTGCCGCTGGGGATCTGGACCGACCGTTTCGGCGGCCGCATCGTCATGTTCGTACTGCTGCTGAGCACGGTGATCCCGATCTGGCTGATGAGCTACGCGACCGAGTACTGGCAGTTCCTGGTGCTGGCGCTCTTTGTCGGCATTGCCGGCGGCTCGTTCTCGGTCGGCACGCCGTACGTGGCGCGCTGGTTTCCGCCGCACCGCAAGGGGCTGGCGATGGGGGTGTTCGGGGCCGGCAATTCGGGCTCGGCGCTGACCAAGTTCGTCGCGCCGGCGCTGATCGTGGCTGCGGGCGGTGCGTGGATGATCGTGCCGCAGGTCTACGCGGTGGCGATGCTCGTCACCGCCGTGCTGTTCTGGTTCGGCTCGGCGTCCGATCCGGCGCACCGGGTCGCGTCGGCGACCAGCGTCCGCGCCCAGTTCGCGCTGCTGAAAGACCCGCGGGTCTGGCGCTACTGCCAGTACTACTCGGTGGTGTTCGGCGGCTACGTGGCGCTGGCGCTGTGGATGACCAAGTACTACATCGGCGAATACGGTTTCGACATCCGCCTTGCCGCGCTGCTGGCGGCGTGCTTCTCGCTGCCCGGCGGCGTGCTGCGTGCGCTCGGCGGCTGGATTTCGGACCGCCACGGTGCCTACAGGACGACCTGGCTGGTGATGTGGGTGTGCTGGGTGGCGTTCTTCATCCTCAGCTACCCGCAGACCGACTTCACCATCCAGACCGTCAACGGCCCGCGCACCTTCCATGTCGGCCTCGACCCGTGGCTGTTCACGGTGCTGCTGTTCGTCGTCGGCATCGCCACGGCGATCGGCAAGGCGTCGGTGTTCAAGTTCATTTCGGACGACTTCGGCGACAACATCGGCGCGGTATCGGGCATCGTCGGTCTGGCCGGCGGTCTGGGCGGCTTCCTGCTGCCCATCCTCTTCGGCGCCGCGCTCGACCTGACCGGCGTGCGTTCGAGCTGCTTCATGCTGCTCTACGGCACCGTCTGCGTCAGCCTCGTCTGGATGCACTTCAGCTTCCGGCGTGAAGAAGTCGCCGCCGGGCAGAAGGCGCTTGCGCGCAGCGGCCGTCGGGCTACTTGA
- a CDS encoding YaeQ family protein, which produces MALKATIYKAELNIADMDRGYYETHALTVAQHPSETPERLMLRLVAFARHASETLAFGKGISDDEEPALWQKNLVDEIEVMIELGQPDEKRIRRAAQRAGEAWIYAYGGPRFADTWWAPMAGGFARFDNLHVLAIDNDTLGALGAMLERSMRLQVTIQDGQLWLNDEKTTLLVEFDTLK; this is translated from the coding sequence ATGGCGCTCAAGGCCACGATCTACAAAGCCGAACTCAATATCGCCGACATGGATCGCGGTTATTACGAAACCCATGCGCTCACCGTCGCCCAGCACCCGTCGGAAACGCCGGAGCGGCTGATGCTGCGTCTGGTTGCCTTTGCCCGCCACGCCAGCGAGACGCTGGCCTTCGGCAAGGGCATCAGCGACGACGAAGAGCCGGCGCTGTGGCAGAAGAACCTCGTCGACGAGATCGAGGTGATGATCGAGCTGGGCCAGCCCGACGAAAAACGCATCCGCCGCGCCGCACAGCGCGCCGGTGAGGCGTGGATCTACGCCTACGGCGGCCCGCGCTTTGCCGACACCTGGTGGGCGCCGATGGCCGGCGGCTTTGCGCGCTTCGACAATCTGCACGTGCTGGCGATCGACAACGACACGCTGGGCGCGCTCGGCGCCATGCTCGAGCGCTCGATGCGGCTGCAGGTGACGATCCAGGACGGCCAGCTCTGGCTCAACGACGAGAAGACCACGCTGCTCGTCGAGTTCGACACGCTCAAGTAG
- a CDS encoding aminotransferase class I/II-fold pyridoxal phosphate-dependent enzyme, translating into MNLADVQAKYQAFKELGLKLDMSRGKPAPEQLDLSLPLLDALDGFKTADGTDTRNYGGTVAEARTLFASLLEVPAGQIVVDGSASLSLMHDVLIYSVVYGQPGHAPWAGQNPAFICPVPGYDRHFAICEALGIRMINVPMTENGPDMDEVERLVASDASIKGMWNVPKYSNPGGVVYSDETVRRLAAMKTAAPDFILMWDDAYRFHHLTEENIVNANVIDACAAAGNANRAWVFASTSKVTFAGAGLAAVASSPENIAWWTKKSGIRSIGPDKVNQLRHVRFLKDRAGLEALMVKHREILAPKFDAALAQFEAVLGGIEGVSWTYPKGGYFIDLVTPNGFARQTVELAKAAGITLTPAGAAFPYGKDPKDAHIRIAPSFPSLKEITQAAEGIALALRLAIGR; encoded by the coding sequence ATGAATCTGGCGGATGTGCAGGCGAAGTATCAGGCGTTCAAGGAACTCGGTCTCAAACTCGACATGTCGCGCGGCAAGCCGGCGCCGGAGCAGCTCGATCTGTCGCTGCCGCTGCTCGACGCGCTCGACGGCTTCAAGACCGCCGACGGCACCGACACCCGCAACTACGGCGGCACCGTCGCCGAAGCGCGCACGCTGTTCGCCAGCCTGCTCGAGGTGCCGGCCGGCCAGATCGTCGTCGACGGCAGTGCCAGCCTGTCGCTGATGCACGATGTGCTGATCTACAGCGTGGTCTACGGCCAGCCCGGCCATGCGCCGTGGGCGGGCCAGAACCCGGCCTTCATCTGCCCGGTGCCGGGGTACGACCGTCACTTCGCGATCTGCGAAGCGCTCGGCATCCGCATGATCAATGTGCCGATGACGGAAAATGGCCCGGACATGGACGAAGTCGAGCGCCTTGTCGCGTCGGACGCCAGCATCAAGGGCATGTGGAACGTGCCGAAGTACAGCAACCCGGGGGGCGTGGTGTATTCGGACGAAACCGTCCGCCGCCTGGCCGCGATGAAGACCGCTGCGCCGGACTTCATCCTGATGTGGGACGACGCGTACCGCTTCCACCACCTCACCGAAGAGAACATCGTCAACGCCAACGTGATCGATGCCTGCGCCGCTGCCGGCAACGCCAACCGCGCCTGGGTGTTCGCGTCGACGTCGAAGGTCACCTTCGCCGGTGCCGGCCTGGCCGCCGTGGCCAGCTCGCCTGAGAACATCGCCTGGTGGACCAAGAAGTCGGGCATCCGCAGCATCGGTCCGGACAAGGTCAACCAGCTGCGCCACGTGCGTTTCCTCAAGGACCGTGCCGGTCTGGAAGCGCTGATGGTCAAGCACCGCGAAATCCTCGCGCCGAAGTTCGACGCCGCGCTGGCGCAGTTCGAAGCCGTGCTCGGCGGCATCGAAGGCGTGAGCTGGACCTACCCGAAGGGCGGTTACTTCATCGATCTGGTGACGCCGAACGGCTTCGCCAGGCAGACCGTTGAACTCGCCAAGGCCGCCGGCATCACGCTGACCCCGGCCGGTGCCGCGTTCCCGTACGGCAAGGACCCGAAGGACGCACATATCCGCATCGCGCCGAGCTTCCCGTCGCTGAAGGAAATCACCCAGGCGGCCGAAGGCATTGCGCTGGCCTTGCGCCTCGCAATCGGCCGCTAA